One Proteinivorax tanatarense DNA segment encodes these proteins:
- a CDS encoding indolepyruvate oxidoreductase subunit beta yields MTTNILIGGVGGQGLVLMTNIICQGAMKAGYDVKSNDVVGLSQRGGKVWGNVRFGEKIYSPNISAKQGDVLIATEPLEALRWSASLKDGGVIIVNPKTMYSTPVQQEKAEYPKEEIDALKDKYKVIEIDANEEAKKLGKIQVSNVIMIGALARELEIPIKIWEETILENVPPKFKEMNISAFRVGYNG; encoded by the coding sequence TTGACGACTAATATTTTAATTGGTGGCGTTGGTGGTCAAGGCTTAGTTCTTATGACAAATATTATTTGTCAGGGAGCTATGAAAGCTGGCTATGATGTAAAAAGCAATGATGTAGTGGGGTTATCTCAAAGAGGTGGAAAAGTTTGGGGAAATGTAAGATTTGGTGAAAAAATATATAGCCCTAACATCTCAGCAAAACAAGGGGATGTTTTAATAGCTACCGAGCCTCTGGAAGCACTAAGGTGGAGCGCTTCCTTAAAAGATGGTGGAGTTATCATAGTTAATCCCAAAACCATGTATTCAACTCCAGTTCAGCAAGAAAAGGCTGAATACCCCAAGGAGGAAATTGATGCACTGAAAGATAAATACAAAGTGATAGAAATTGACGCTAATGAAGAAGCAAAAAAATTAGGGAAAATTCAGGTTAGCAACGTTATTATGATAGGTGCCCTTGCAAGGGAGCTAGAAATACCTATAAAAATATGGGAAGAAACAATACTAGAAAATGTTCCGCCAAAATTTAAGGAAATGAATATATCTGCATTTAGGGTAGGGTATAATGGGTAA
- a CDS encoding sigma 54-interacting transcriptional regulator translates to MKKADRVLHALVKLEERYNKGISAREIGEEIDLDRANVSRYLNKLYKEKKISKSIGRPVLYYSIKEESSVENNKKNSFDRVLLQQQSLQVPIQKAKAAILYPPTGLHTLILGETGVGKTMFAELMHNFAVESNVLSSEAPFIRFNCADYADNPQLVISQIFGVKKGAYTGAENDREGLLNKADGGILFLDEVHRLSAQGQEMLFTYIDKGQFRPLGETVKTISVNVQIIAATTEEPNSYLLKTFTRRIPMIITLPPLREKSLAERYYLIDYFFKKESKRIGKSIYINKQSFISLLLYQCPNNIGQLASDIQLCCAKAFVHYKSKKENHILITTSDLPQHVKKGLLRLNEYRAEVEEIMQVKGEILRFSFKEDIQYHTKDDNVANEDFYEGIARRLDDLKSSGLTEGEINQTINIDIEAHFQKYLGNLDRNLKKKDISKVVDLEVLESVEQILNLAEKRLNTTYDIKIYYGLALHIHNFIERMKKGLKVYHPKLNLIRADYPEEFMVALEAVNIIDKRFEIQTPLDEIGYITLFLIKNVLDLEYGQKSKVGILVMMHGRTTASSMVEVCNTLVGENHAVALDMPLNMKPEEIYLLAKERVINLNQGQGVMLLVDMGSLVSYGDMIYEDTGVNVRTVDMVSTPLLLEACRKAVLGWDMNEIYESLIDVGKFKQKNSRKKTIKAKRVIITACFTGEGAAEHLQNIIETELAKKYNFAVIPLNILNRKEFLNSVNSYKKKYKILAIVSTVGIDMVDIPYISAAELIDGSGINALERILGTDDNYIKIGDSLHKHLKQVDGAELSEEIMQVISNIEGRLEIKVCDEIAIGMMMHTCFLIEKLKKGEKGKVFKELQLYKNQYNREMGIIKECFKVIEKKYNINILEDEIGYICKILLLNSQWAEN, encoded by the coding sequence ATGAAAAAAGCAGATAGAGTATTGCACGCACTTGTGAAACTTGAAGAGAGATACAATAAAGGAATTTCCGCAAGGGAAATAGGTGAGGAAATTGATTTAGATAGGGCAAATGTCAGTAGATATTTAAATAAACTATATAAAGAAAAGAAAATAAGCAAATCTATCGGCAGACCTGTTTTGTACTATTCGATAAAAGAAGAGAGTAGTGTAGAAAACAATAAAAAAAATAGTTTTGATAGGGTCCTTCTTCAACAGCAGAGTTTGCAGGTTCCAATACAAAAAGCCAAAGCTGCTATTTTATACCCTCCCACTGGCTTACACACCTTGATACTAGGTGAAACTGGTGTAGGCAAAACTATGTTTGCGGAGCTAATGCATAACTTTGCAGTAGAAAGTAACGTCCTAAGTTCCGAAGCTCCCTTTATTAGGTTTAATTGTGCAGACTATGCAGACAATCCTCAGTTAGTAATATCCCAGATTTTTGGTGTAAAGAAAGGTGCTTATACAGGGGCAGAGAATGACAGGGAGGGTCTATTAAATAAAGCAGATGGAGGCATTTTATTTTTAGATGAAGTCCACAGGCTCTCTGCACAGGGTCAAGAAATGCTTTTTACATACATAGACAAAGGTCAATTTAGACCGCTGGGAGAAACAGTAAAAACAATCTCAGTAAATGTTCAAATTATAGCAGCAACTACAGAAGAACCCAACTCATACCTGTTAAAAACTTTTACTAGACGAATCCCGATGATTATAACTTTGCCGCCGTTGAGAGAAAAAAGTTTAGCTGAAAGATATTATCTTATAGATTATTTTTTTAAAAAAGAATCAAAACGAATTGGAAAAAGTATATATATAAATAAACAATCCTTTATTTCGCTACTTTTATATCAATGTCCGAATAATATAGGGCAGTTAGCTAGTGATATCCAGTTATGCTGTGCAAAGGCCTTTGTCCATTATAAATCAAAGAAAGAAAATCATATCCTTATCACCACTTCAGACTTGCCTCAACATGTGAAAAAAGGCTTATTACGCTTAAATGAATATAGAGCAGAAGTAGAGGAAATCATGCAAGTTAAAGGTGAGATTTTGCGATTTAGCTTTAAAGAAGATATACAATATCATACTAAAGATGATAATGTGGCAAACGAGGACTTTTATGAGGGAATAGCAAGAAGGTTAGATGACTTAAAATCCTCTGGCTTGACGGAAGGAGAAATAAATCAAACTATAAATATAGATATTGAAGCACATTTTCAAAAATACCTAGGAAATCTGGATAGAAACTTAAAAAAGAAAGATATATCTAAGGTGGTAGATTTAGAAGTTTTGGAGTCAGTTGAGCAAATTTTAAACTTAGCTGAAAAAAGACTTAACACGACATATGACATTAAAATTTACTATGGTTTAGCCCTCCATATACATAACTTTATAGAAAGAATGAAAAAAGGTCTGAAGGTATATCATCCCAAACTGAACTTGATAAGAGCCGATTATCCTGAAGAATTTATGGTTGCTTTGGAAGCAGTAAATATTATTGACAAAAGATTTGAAATTCAAACTCCTTTGGACGAAATAGGGTATATAACGTTATTTTTAATTAAAAATGTGTTAGATCTGGAGTATGGGCAAAAGAGTAAAGTTGGGATTCTTGTAATGATGCATGGCAGGACAACTGCTAGCAGCATGGTAGAAGTGTGCAATACGTTAGTAGGAGAAAATCATGCTGTAGCTTTGGATATGCCTTTAAATATGAAGCCGGAGGAGATATATCTTTTGGCAAAAGAGCGGGTTATTAATTTAAATCAAGGTCAGGGAGTAATGTTGCTGGTTGATATGGGCTCTTTAGTAAGTTACGGTGATATGATTTACGAAGATACTGGAGTTAACGTCAGGACTGTTGACATGGTAAGCACCCCTTTACTTCTTGAAGCTTGCAGAAAAGCTGTTTTAGGATGGGATATGAATGAAATTTATGAAAGCTTAATTGACGTTGGAAAATTCAAACAAAAAAACAGTAGAAAAAAGACTATAAAAGCTAAAAGAGTGATTATAACTGCCTGTTTTACCGGGGAAGGTGCGGCAGAACACCTTCAAAATATCATCGAGACTGAGCTAGCCAAGAAATATAACTTTGCAGTAATTCCTCTTAATATACTAAATAGAAAAGAATTTTTAAACTCAGTAAATAGCTATAAAAAAAAGTATAAAATTTTAGCTATTGTTAGCACTGTTGGAATTGATATGGTGGATATACCATATATCTCTGCAGCGGAACTAATTGATGGCAGTGGAATAAATGCTTTGGAAAGAATATTGGGCACTGATGATAATTACATAAAAATTGGAGATTCTTTACATAAACATCTAAAGCAGGTGGACGGAGCTGAGTTAAGTGAAGAAATAATGCAGGTGATTTCTAATATTGAAGGCAGGCTAGAAATAAAAGTTTGTGATGAAATTGCCATAGGTATGATGATGCATACTTGTTTTCTTATAGAAAAGCTAAAAAAGGGGGAAAAAGGTAAAGTTTTTAAGGAGTTGCAACTTTATAAAAATCAGTACAATAGAGAGATGGGAATAA